One stretch of Xanthomonas sp. DAR 35659 DNA includes these proteins:
- a CDS encoding DUF4431 domain-containing protein, producing the protein MPRHLALLLPLLLAASSAANANCLPGQPATVRLTGILERVTFPGPPNYESVQSGDAPETYYVLQLPAQVCVVDSDQSVISANHLQLFLEPKQYDVFRPQLGKRITLPGELWPAETGHHHTPLMFTPASGKTG; encoded by the coding sequence ATGCCCCGACATCTCGCTCTTTTGCTGCCTTTGCTCCTCGCGGCATCGAGTGCTGCGAACGCCAACTGTCTGCCAGGTCAGCCGGCGACTGTTCGGCTCACTGGCATCCTTGAGCGCGTCACGTTCCCAGGTCCACCAAACTACGAGAGCGTCCAGAGCGGCGACGCACCCGAAACCTACTACGTCCTGCAACTGCCAGCGCAGGTATGCGTTGTCGATTCCGATCAAAGCGTCATCTCGGCCAACCACCTGCAACTATTCCTGGAGCCGAAGCAATACGACGTGTTCCGACCTCAGCTCGGCAAGCGCATCACGCTGCCGGGCGAACTGTGGCCTGCTGAAACCGGACACCACCACACACCGCTGATGTTTACGCCGGCCAGTGGGAAGACGGGTTAA
- a CDS encoding excalibur calcium-binding domain-containing protein, with product MRTAIVICATLITLLAPALALAHPGGLNAEGCHNNRKTDEYHCHQGGASGSRTSSAPRQSFSVPAEDKGNTRPFANCSEARAAGAAPVRRGDPGYAPKLDRDNDGIGCE from the coding sequence ATGCGCACTGCAATCGTCATCTGCGCGACACTAATCACTTTGCTCGCTCCAGCATTGGCACTCGCGCATCCGGGCGGTTTGAACGCCGAAGGCTGCCACAACAACCGGAAGACCGACGAGTACCACTGTCACCAAGGTGGCGCTTCTGGTTCTCGCACCTCTAGTGCCCCTCGGCAGAGCTTCTCCGTTCCAGCTGAGGACAAGGGCAACACTCGGCCGTTTGCCAACTGCTCCGAAGCTCGGGCCGCGGGCGCCGCACCGGTTCGCCGTGGCGATCCAGGGTACGCTCCCAAGTTGGACCGCGATAACGATGGTATTGGGTGTGAGTGA
- a CDS encoding Imm10 family immunity protein, producing the protein MSSFLLHAGSVAVEHPEGECHLVGFADQAFDTTTYLLLQRAFAFDEQDMALGMDTYHVEWSGQETSGYGGISQFLLSRSHARITFAPDSPMARGGMAILTIVFQLVPSEYLALQDALHHILQGSDCYFVADP; encoded by the coding sequence ATGTCATCGTTCTTACTTCATGCTGGAAGCGTCGCGGTGGAACATCCAGAGGGAGAATGCCATTTGGTCGGCTTCGCCGACCAAGCGTTCGATACCACAACCTATCTCCTGCTCCAGCGCGCATTCGCGTTCGACGAACAGGACATGGCATTGGGGATGGACACATATCATGTCGAGTGGTCCGGTCAGGAAACCTCGGGCTATGGTGGCATCTCCCAGTTCCTGCTCAGCCGTAGCCATGCGCGGATCACGTTCGCTCCAGATTCGCCGATGGCGAGGGGCGGCATGGCGATTCTCACTATCGTGTTCCAGTTGGTCCCTTCGGAGTACCTGGCATTGCAGGATGCCCTTCACCACATCCTCCAGGGGAGCGATTGCTACTTTGTGGCCGACCCTTAA
- a CDS encoding SymE family type I addiction module toxin yields MLTTEQIAAADAADLARQQRAPRRTRPPQHCTVGCGHAANGKRMPALRLAGRWMEELGFAIGEKLQVRVRHGELVVSLSAED; encoded by the coding sequence ATGCTGACGACCGAGCAGATCGCCGCGGCCGACGCCGCCGATCTCGCCCGCCAGCAACGCGCCCCGCGCCGCACACGCCCGCCGCAGCACTGCACCGTCGGCTGCGGCCATGCCGCCAACGGCAAGCGCATGCCCGCGTTGCGCCTGGCCGGCCGCTGGATGGAGGAACTGGGCTTCGCCATTGGCGAGAAGTTGCAGGTCCGCGTGCGCCACGGCGAACTGGTGGTAAGCCTGTCCGCCGAGGACTGA
- a CDS encoding RelA/SpoT domain-containing protein, giving the protein MATESSYPGGSKSRVSRAGDNVRHGRATPEDLSVIEDWRAAHRGVINTFQAILRNRLRGQRVTVAQRHKRRNTIFDKLERLPGMQLARMDDVAGCRLIFRNEKELRKFRRSLHEARFNHKLRHEPDKYDYIESPKDTGYRGIHDVYEYDVNSEAGKGLKGLYVEIQYRTLVQHAWATAVEIVGFITESQPKFERGDERYHRAMALASEILARAHESRTGPLPDISDRDLLESFLLLDQELGLLQTLRGLHQAKSDISDKKNSILIFDPSGELTIRSYRDSTDALRDLFELEKEMPGKDIVLVRADSSDEVRTAFRNYFTDAREFVRLLDTGCAKLSGHDGGLRRRARRNT; this is encoded by the coding sequence ATGGCAACGGAAAGTTCCTACCCGGGTGGCTCCAAATCTCGTGTCAGCCGAGCCGGAGACAACGTCCGTCACGGTCGCGCTACACCCGAGGATCTCTCCGTAATTGAAGACTGGCGCGCAGCTCACCGTGGCGTCATCAATACATTTCAAGCAATTCTTCGCAATCGCCTTCGCGGGCAGCGGGTTACGGTTGCACAGCGCCACAAGCGTCGAAACACCATTTTTGACAAGCTAGAGCGCCTGCCCGGAATGCAACTCGCTCGAATGGACGACGTCGCTGGATGCAGATTGATCTTTCGCAACGAAAAAGAGCTTAGAAAGTTTCGTCGCTCCCTTCACGAAGCCAGATTCAATCACAAGCTTCGTCACGAGCCGGATAAGTACGACTACATTGAGAGTCCAAAAGACACCGGTTACCGCGGAATACATGACGTGTACGAATATGACGTCAACTCTGAAGCTGGAAAAGGGCTAAAGGGCCTTTATGTGGAAATTCAGTACCGTACACTTGTCCAACATGCATGGGCTACAGCGGTCGAGATCGTTGGTTTTATCACCGAAAGTCAACCAAAATTTGAACGAGGTGATGAGAGGTATCATCGGGCGATGGCCCTTGCGAGTGAAATCTTAGCCCGAGCACATGAGAGTAGAACCGGACCGCTTCCGGACATAAGCGATCGGGATCTTCTTGAATCATTCCTGTTGCTCGATCAAGAACTGGGTCTCTTACAAACGCTGCGGGGCCTTCACCAGGCCAAGAGCGATATTTCCGACAAGAAAAATAGCATTCTAATTTTTGATCCATCAGGTGAACTAACGATCCGCAGCTATCGAGACTCTACAGATGCGCTCCGAGATCTATTTGAGCTCGAGAAGGAAATGCCGGGAAAGGACATCGTCCTCGTGCGCGCAGACTCAAGCGATGAAGTACGGACGGCCTTCCGCAATTATTTTACTGACGCGCGCGAGTTCGTTCGGCTCCTTGACACAGGTTGCGCAAAGCTCAGCGGACACGATGGTGGGTTACGCAGGCGGGCTCGGCGTAACACCTGA